The genome window TCCAACTTCAACGCCGCTAGAAATGAGCCAAACATCTCCTGCCATGAGCGGATACTGTAGGGATAACCAAGATCGGCCCGCAACGCCTCGGCTAACGGCTGGGCATCGTCAAAGCGTGCGACTTCCACTTCAATGCCACTGACCTTATCGACCTCGCCAATAAAATGTTGCGCCTGCTCCAGAGAGATATAGGCATAATAGGTATCGAGAAAACCACCGCGCGTCCGGGCGATCCCCACCACATCAAACGGTTTGATTTTAGGGATCAGGCCAAAAGGCGTCAGAGTGAAATCCGGCGGGATGACATTGATGCGATCCCCCAGAGACACACCGAGAAGTGCCGCCGTGTCCGCGGCAATGACGATGCCGGGCTGAGTGCGAGTTGCGTTAAACAACACGCTGTTAATCGGCTGATTATCTTCAGTGAAAAACTCCTGGGACAACACACGATTGTCGGAGGAAACCCCTTTAAGGTTGGCTGCTGCCACATTGCCATGAGCCAGCAACATGGCTTCCTTAACCACATAGGGTTCGGCAGAAACCACCGAAGAGGATGTCGATTGAATTGTTGCGACCAGTTGCGGCCAGTCACTCACAGTGCCGCCCTGACTTTGCACTGTCACATGTGGGACATTACCGAGAATCTGCTGACGGACACCGTCATG of Desulfuromonas acetoxidans DSM 684 contains these proteins:
- a CDS encoding lipoprotein-releasing ABC transporter permease subunit, whose protein sequence is MGYEWFISLRYLRARRKQTFISVISFISVTGVTLGVAALILVLAIMTGFHDGVRQQILGNVPHVTVQSQGGTVSDWPQLVATIQSTSSSVVSAEPYVVKEAMLLAHGNVAAANLKGVSSDNRVLSQEFFTEDNQPINSVLFNATRTQPGIVIAADTAALLGVSLGDRINVIPPDFTLTPFGLIPKIKPFDVVGIARTRGGFLDTYYAYISLEQAQHFIGEVDKVSGIEVEVARFDDAQPLAEALRADLGYPYSIRSWQEMFGSFLAALKLEKLGLFIVLGIIVLVAAFNIATTLIMVVMEKHKDIAILRSMGATSRSILKIFVFEGLLIGTSGTALGTGLGLTLALNADAMISWLERKLHVTIFDKTVYGMDHFPSQVESADVIAVVVVAMAICLVATVYPALRAARLDPAESLRYE